The Acetivibrio saccincola genome window below encodes:
- the fliI gene encoding flagellar protein export ATPase FliI → MSGINLLKYQKALESSDFIECSGKVSKVVGLTIESVGPEVNIGELCKIKGQKKTILAEVVGFKDNKVLLMPLGDMSGIGQGSTVISTGEFLRVEVGKNLVGRVIDWMGNPIDDKGDIKAECYYPVDNPPPLPLERNRIKQPLPLGIKCIDGLLTVGKGQRVGIFAGSGVGKSTLMGMIARNAKADVNVIALIGERGREVREFIEKDLQKEGLKRSVVVVATSDQPALIRLKGALVATAVAEYFRDQGKDVLLLMDSLTRFAMAQREVGLAVGEPPVSRGYTPSVFAVLPKLLERAGNSDKGSITGLYTVLVDGDDLTEPVTDTARGILDGHIVLSRSLANKNQYPAIDVLASVSRVMSEIVTDEHKKIAAEIKKVMAVYGDAEDLINIGAYVKGSNEKIDYAIDVIDDIIGFIEQEVNEKFEYNEVINRLKIILK, encoded by the coding sequence ATGTCAGGTATAAATCTTTTAAAGTATCAAAAAGCTTTAGAAAGCAGTGATTTTATAGAGTGCAGCGGAAAAGTATCTAAGGTGGTAGGACTTACAATTGAATCTGTTGGTCCTGAAGTTAATATTGGTGAACTTTGCAAAATAAAAGGGCAAAAAAAGACCATATTGGCAGAGGTGGTAGGGTTTAAAGATAACAAAGTGCTTTTGATGCCCTTAGGAGATATGAGTGGAATTGGTCAGGGTAGTACAGTGATTTCAACAGGAGAATTTTTACGTGTAGAAGTTGGAAAAAACTTAGTGGGAAGAGTTATTGACTGGATGGGAAATCCTATTGATGACAAAGGAGATATTAAAGCAGAGTGCTATTACCCGGTTGACAACCCGCCACCCCTGCCTTTAGAAAGAAACAGGATAAAACAGCCGCTACCTTTGGGGATAAAGTGTATAGATGGTCTTTTGACGGTGGGCAAGGGTCAGAGGGTAGGTATATTTGCAGGAAGCGGTGTGGGTAAAAGTACACTTATGGGTATGATAGCAAGGAATGCAAAGGCTGATGTTAACGTAATTGCTTTAATAGGAGAGCGTGGCAGAGAGGTAAGGGAATTTATAGAAAAGGATTTGCAGAAGGAAGGTTTAAAAAGATCCGTTGTGGTGGTAGCAACTTCTGACCAGCCTGCACTGATAAGACTAAAAGGAGCACTGGTGGCTACAGCTGTTGCGGAATATTTCAGGGATCAGGGAAAAGATGTACTGCTTTTAATGGATTCTTTGACCAGGTTTGCAATGGCTCAGAGGGAAGTGGGGTTGGCAGTAGGAGAGCCCCCGGTATCAAGAGGGTATACACCTTCAGTTTTTGCCGTTCTTCCTAAACTTTTAGAAAGGGCAGGAAACTCAGATAAAGGTTCTATAACAGGTCTATATACAGTTCTTGTTGATGGTGATGATTTAACAGAGCCGGTAACGGACACCGCCAGGGGAATTTTAGATGGGCATATTGTTTTGTCAAGGAGCTTAGCCAACAAAAACCAATACCCTGCAATAGATGTTTTAGCAAGTGTCAGCAGGGTTATGTCTGAAATTGTAACTGATGAACACAAAAAAATTGCTGCGGAAATAAAAAAAGTAATGGCAGTGTACGGCGATGCTGAAGACCTTATAAATATCGGGGCATATGTTAAAGGAAGCAATGAGAAAATTGATTATGCAATAGATGTTATAGACGATATAATAGGCTTTATTGAACAGGAAGTAAATGAAAAATTTGAATACAATGAAGTGATAAATAGGCTAAAAATTATTTTAAAGTAG
- the fliJ gene encoding flagellar export protein FliJ produces MGFVFRLQSVLNIKKQIEDGLKNDLGKAIIEYENQKEIYNKIEEEKKNYVDSVKTKSQEGISVGDLQKYGNYIGFLNNKAKEQMVNVKNAQDNVDRYREKLIKASQERKIMDKLREKKYTEYIKGQFKKEQQISEEISNYKYVENLG; encoded by the coding sequence ATGGGCTTTGTATTCAGACTGCAGTCAGTTCTAAATATAAAAAAACAAATAGAAGACGGTCTTAAAAATGACTTGGGTAAAGCCATTATTGAATATGAAAACCAGAAAGAAATTTACAATAAAATTGAAGAGGAAAAGAAAAACTATGTAGACTCTGTTAAGACAAAATCCCAGGAAGGTATTAGTGTAGGGGATTTGCAAAAATATGGAAACTACATTGGTTTTTTAAACAATAAAGCTAAAGAGCAGATGGTGAATGTTAAGAATGCACAGGATAATGTCGATAGATATAGAGAAAAACTTATAAAAGCTTCACAAGAAAGGAAAATAATGGACAAATTACGTGAAAAAAAATATACGGAGTATATAAAAGGGCAGTTTAAAAAAGAGCAGCAGATTAGTGAAGAAATTTCAAATTACAAATACGTTGAAAATTTAGGATAA
- the fliF gene encoding flagellar basal-body MS-ring/collar protein FliF, with the protein MPESLSKIQNQINELWQKLDKSQRNRILITSGILLVVFTAAIIMLTRTTYVPLMVIEDYRDAQEIERVLEEKNIKYKHGDRGRILVDSKDKNKAEFAIASSGLTSSGMTFEDAWNLLSISSTESDKKQLWQNFKRSSLVAKLKMFDNVKDADVDLALPEDSMFFSGDSPKEATAFVRITPKGEITPEQVNGIIRVVASSIEGLEPKNVTVVDNNFNILNSDMEEGINVPSTQYKLTAKVKEDLERNIRKLYSGRSNNYDFISVVANPVLDFDQVSTTRNEIEKPTGLDEAIVSSQTTKETLENGTGGNAPPGMDSNPGVGEIPEYPMDGGENSSYEKKTEIINRVFTETLTKQEKAIGILNPEKSSMTVALWYGQRVPDDSNITPEFIEQLREDVSNATGIPVSRISVSKYPLAPEEEVVEPWSDRIKRFIDTYGFFILMILLIIALMIAVMPRKKEDTGLVPELATADGPDLAVPEEQLPEITLEESSEVKKQIERLIKEKPDAVANLLRNWFADDYD; encoded by the coding sequence ATGCCGGAATCTCTCTCAAAGATACAAAATCAAATAAATGAATTATGGCAAAAACTTGACAAGTCTCAAAGAAATAGAATTCTGATAACCTCCGGTATTCTCCTGGTTGTTTTTACGGCAGCTATAATTATGCTTACAAGAACAACCTATGTACCCCTTATGGTGATTGAGGACTACAGGGATGCTCAGGAAATAGAAAGAGTTCTAGAAGAAAAAAACATAAAGTATAAACATGGAGACAGAGGAAGAATACTGGTGGATTCAAAGGATAAAAACAAGGCTGAATTTGCAATTGCATCTTCGGGACTTACTTCTTCAGGGATGACTTTTGAAGACGCCTGGAATTTACTTAGTATAAGTTCTACTGAAAGTGATAAAAAACAGTTGTGGCAAAATTTTAAAAGAAGTAGTTTAGTTGCCAAACTTAAAATGTTTGACAATGTAAAGGATGCTGACGTGGATTTGGCTTTACCTGAAGATTCTATGTTTTTTTCAGGGGACTCACCTAAGGAAGCAACCGCCTTTGTAAGAATTACACCAAAGGGGGAAATTACTCCCGAGCAGGTAAACGGCATTATCCGGGTTGTGGCATCTTCCATTGAAGGATTAGAGCCAAAAAATGTTACAGTTGTAGATAACAATTTTAACATTTTAAATTCTGATATGGAAGAAGGGATTAATGTCCCGTCTACCCAATATAAGCTCACTGCTAAAGTAAAGGAAGATTTAGAGAGAAATATAAGAAAACTCTATTCAGGACGCTCAAACAACTATGATTTTATAAGTGTCGTTGCAAATCCTGTTTTAGATTTTGACCAGGTTTCAACAACGAGGAATGAAATAGAAAAGCCCACAGGTCTTGATGAAGCAATAGTAAGCAGCCAGACAACTAAAGAGACCTTAGAAAACGGTACCGGAGGGAATGCTCCGCCGGGGATGGATTCCAATCCGGGAGTGGGTGAGATACCTGAATATCCTATGGATGGGGGAGAAAATTCTTCATATGAAAAGAAGACTGAAATAATAAACAGAGTATTTACTGAAACTTTAACCAAACAAGAAAAAGCAATAGGGATACTTAATCCTGAAAAATCTTCAATGACTGTAGCCCTTTGGTATGGTCAGAGAGTTCCCGATGACAGTAATATTACTCCTGAGTTTATAGAACAGCTCAGGGAAGATGTGAGCAATGCAACAGGAATACCGGTTTCAAGAATTTCAGTGAGTAAATACCCGTTAGCTCCGGAAGAGGAAGTTGTAGAACCATGGAGTGACAGGATAAAGAGATTTATTGATACATATGGGTTTTTTATATTGATGATTTTGCTTATAATTGCTTTGATGATTGCAGTGATGCCAAGAAAGAAAGAGGATACCGGGCTTGTACCGGAACTTGCTACAGCGGACGGGCCGGACTTGGCAGTACCTGAAGAACAGCTTCCGGAAATCACCCTTGAAGAAAGTTCAGAAGTTAAAAAGCAAATTGAAAGGCTTATCAAAGAAAAGCCAGATGCAGTTGCAAATCTTTTGAGAAATTGGTTTGCCGATGATTATGATTAA
- the trmFO gene encoding methylenetetrahydrofolate--tRNA-(uracil(54)-C(5))-methyltransferase (FADH(2)-oxidizing) TrmFO: MANYISVIGAGLAGCEAAWQIAKRGIKVKLYEMKPVSFSPAHNLDTFAELVCSNSLRSNQLENAVGLLKEEMRLLDSLIMKCADKTKVPAGGALAVDREEFSKLVTEYIKNNENIEVIHEEVKEIPKEGITIIATGPLTSESLAKAIENMIGNNYLYYLDAAAPIVTFDSIDMSKAFKAARYGKGTDDYINCPMTKEEYEAFWEQLVNAQVADVKEFEKDMVFEGCMPVERMAKRGIDTLRFGPLKPVGLINPSTGKEAYAVVQLRQDNTSGTLYNMVGFQTQLKWPEQKRVFRMIPGLENAEFVRYGVMHRNTFINSPKLLDSVYRLKDKPNIYFAGQITGVEGYVESASSGLVAGINASMDMLNKDNVVFPTTTAIGGLSRYISDKNIQNFQPMNVNFGLMDGLEVKIRDKRKRNYEISMRALNVIKNIILNFTVEI; this comes from the coding sequence ATGGCTAATTATATAAGCGTAATAGGGGCAGGACTTGCCGGATGTGAAGCTGCCTGGCAAATAGCAAAAAGGGGGATAAAGGTAAAACTGTATGAGATGAAGCCGGTTTCATTTTCTCCGGCTCACAATTTAGATACTTTTGCAGAGCTTGTTTGCAGCAATTCCCTCCGCTCAAACCAGCTGGAGAATGCTGTTGGTCTTTTAAAGGAAGAGATGAGACTTCTTGATTCTTTAATAATGAAATGTGCGGATAAGACAAAAGTTCCGGCAGGTGGTGCCCTTGCTGTGGACAGGGAAGAGTTTTCAAAGCTTGTGACAGAGTATATTAAAAATAACGAAAACATTGAAGTGATACATGAAGAGGTAAAGGAGATTCCTAAAGAGGGAATAACTATAATTGCTACCGGGCCTCTAACTTCAGAGTCCCTTGCAAAGGCCATTGAAAATATGATTGGCAATAACTACCTTTATTATCTTGATGCAGCTGCACCAATTGTTACATTTGATTCCATTGATATGAGCAAGGCTTTTAAGGCGGCAAGGTACGGTAAAGGTACAGACGACTATATAAATTGCCCTATGACAAAGGAAGAATACGAAGCTTTTTGGGAGCAGCTGGTAAATGCCCAGGTGGCAGATGTTAAAGAATTTGAAAAGGATATGGTTTTTGAGGGATGTATGCCGGTAGAGAGGATGGCAAAAAGGGGAATTGACACATTAAGGTTTGGTCCTTTAAAGCCTGTAGGTCTAATTAACCCTTCTACAGGAAAAGAGGCGTATGCTGTTGTGCAATTAAGGCAGGATAATACATCAGGTACTCTTTATAATATGGTGGGTTTTCAGACCCAGTTAAAGTGGCCGGAGCAAAAAAGAGTGTTTAGAATGATACCCGGTCTTGAAAATGCTGAATTTGTAAGGTACGGTGTTATGCACAGGAATACTTTTATAAATTCCCCTAAACTTTTAGACTCTGTTTATCGATTAAAAGATAAACCCAATATATATTTTGCAGGTCAGATTACAGGTGTGGAAGGCTATGTTGAATCTGCATCATCGGGCTTAGTGGCAGGAATAAACGCTTCTATGGATATGTTAAATAAGGATAATGTTGTATTTCCAACAACTACAGCAATAGGAGGTCTTAGCCGTTATATATCGGACAAAAACATACAAAACTTCCAGCCTATGAATGTAAATTTTGGTTTAATGGACGGTCTTGAGGTAAAGATAAGGGATAAAAGGAAGCGGAATTATGAAATTTCAATGAGAGCCCTTAATGTTATTAAAAATATTATTTTAAATTTTACTGTTGAAATTTAA
- the flgB gene encoding flagellar basal body rod protein FlgB, with product MLERILYRTKPLEKTLDAALLRNEAISQNISNVDTPDYKRKTVVFEEYLNDALGKNSISGIKTDHRHIPIGARNFDDIEIRVSEDKSNFDMRLDGNNVDIDSEMVQLAKNAIKYEALIQRISSDFRRIKSVINEGRR from the coding sequence GTGCTTGAAAGAATACTGTACCGTACTAAGCCACTGGAAAAAACACTAGATGCAGCATTACTTAGGAACGAGGCCATTTCTCAAAACATATCTAATGTTGATACCCCTGATTATAAAAGGAAAACAGTGGTTTTTGAGGAATATCTTAATGATGCTTTGGGAAAAAACAGTATCAGTGGAATAAAAACAGATCACAGGCACATACCTATTGGTGCAAGAAATTTTGATGATATTGAAATAAGGGTAAGTGAAGATAAAAGCAACTTTGATATGAGGCTTGACGGCAATAATGTGGATATAGACAGTGAAATGGTACAACTTGCTAAGAACGCAATTAAGTATGAGGCACTAATTCAAAGAATAAGTTCTGATTTTCGCAGGATAAAATCTGTAATAAACGAAGGGAGAAGATGA
- the fliG gene encoding flagellar motor switch protein FliG has product MAHRGTKAELTGREKAAMLLIALGPEKSAEIFKYLKEEEIEQLTLEIANIRTVSPEQKEKVLEEFYQICLAQEYIAEGGINYAKEILEKALGTQKALDVLNKLTVSLQVRPFDFVRKADPSQLLNFIQNEHPQTIALILAYLRPQQASVVLAALPQEKQADVTRRIATMDRTSPEVIKEIERVLEKKLSALVTEDFTAAGGVQAIVDILNNVDRGTEKNIMETLEIEDTELAEEIKKRMFVFEDIVTLDPRAIQRFLREVENTQLAIALKGPVSEGVKNKIYANMSKRMAEMIKEEIEFMGPMRLKDIEEAQQKIVNIIRKLEEAGEIVISRGGGDEVFV; this is encoded by the coding sequence GTGGCTCACAGAGGAACAAAAGCGGAACTTACAGGCAGGGAAAAAGCTGCAATGCTGCTTATTGCACTAGGACCGGAAAAGTCAGCAGAGATATTTAAGTATCTTAAAGAAGAAGAAATAGAACAGCTAACTTTGGAAATAGCCAATATAAGAACTGTAAGTCCGGAACAAAAGGAAAAAGTTTTAGAGGAGTTTTACCAGATTTGCCTTGCTCAGGAGTATATAGCTGAAGGCGGGATAAATTATGCAAAGGAAATACTTGAAAAGGCTTTAGGAACACAAAAGGCATTAGATGTCTTAAATAAACTTACGGTGTCCCTTCAAGTCAGACCTTTTGATTTTGTGAGAAAAGCAGATCCTTCACAGCTTCTCAATTTTATTCAAAATGAACATCCTCAGACAATAGCTTTAATTTTAGCTTATCTGAGACCCCAGCAGGCATCTGTGGTACTTGCGGCACTCCCACAGGAAAAGCAGGCAGATGTAACCAGGAGAATTGCCACCATGGACAGGACATCTCCTGAAGTTATAAAAGAAATTGAAAGAGTTTTAGAAAAGAAATTGTCTGCCCTTGTTACAGAAGACTTTACTGCTGCAGGTGGTGTGCAGGCAATTGTTGATATATTAAACAATGTGGATAGGGGAACCGAAAAGAATATAATGGAAACTCTAGAAATTGAAGATACAGAATTGGCAGAAGAAATCAAAAAGAGAATGTTTGTATTTGAAGATATCGTTACACTGGATCCACGTGCAATTCAAAGATTTCTTAGAGAGGTTGAAAATACACAACTTGCAATTGCTCTGAAAGGGCCGGTATCGGAAGGAGTTAAAAACAAAATATATGCTAATATGTCTAAACGTATGGCTGAAATGATTAAAGAGGAAATAGAATTTATGGGTCCTATGAGGCTTAAAGATATTGAAGAAGCACAGCAGAAAATTGTTAACATCATAAGGAAACTTGAGGAAGCAGGCGAAATAGTAATTTCCAGAGGAGGAGGCGACGAAGTCTTTGTATAA
- a CDS encoding MotE family protein gives MAKKIKNIYKGLNENNEKNSFLFGLFAFLTALAVVIVIVLGVLSLIIKSNFNGIADNNRNEIKKIPILRRALPEAPEDYDPYDPKNLSEKELIEAYEEFRKRNGELIKEMEEMEKTISELKNIEDEYKELEDKYEKLKKDFESEKSRISEKELIADRILASGNPEDFKEYFAMINPENAQKIYEEIIIQEAKDEEAMEFARIYQNMDAGAAAKIFEELGDAKIDLVVETLKNMNNKNAALILEEMNESYAAKVTGKLSEKYNVVLE, from the coding sequence ATGGCAAAGAAAATAAAAAATATTTATAAAGGCTTAAATGAAAATAATGAAAAAAATAGTTTTTTATTTGGGCTGTTTGCATTTCTTACAGCATTAGCCGTTGTAATTGTAATAGTTTTAGGAGTTTTAAGTCTTATTATAAAAAGTAATTTTAACGGTATAGCAGATAACAACAGAAATGAAATCAAAAAAATCCCCATTTTAAGGAGGGCTTTGCCAGAAGCTCCTGAGGACTATGATCCCTATGACCCAAAAAACTTGTCTGAAAAAGAGTTGATAGAGGCATATGAAGAGTTTAGAAAAAGAAACGGTGAACTTATAAAAGAGATGGAAGAAATGGAGAAAACCATTTCAGAGCTCAAAAATATAGAGGATGAATATAAAGAGCTGGAAGATAAATATGAAAAATTAAAGAAGGATTTTGAAAGTGAAAAGAGTCGCATCAGCGAAAAAGAGTTAATAGCTGACAGGATACTGGCATCCGGGAATCCGGAAGATTTTAAAGAATACTTTGCAATGATTAATCCTGAAAATGCTCAAAAAATATATGAAGAGATAATTATACAAGAGGCAAAAGATGAAGAAGCTATGGAGTTTGCAAGGATTTATCAAAATATGGATGCCGGTGCAGCAGCTAAAATATTTGAGGAACTTGGGGATGCAAAAATTGATTTGGTTGTTGAAACACTAAAAAATATGAACAATAAAAATGCAGCACTTATATTAGAGGAAATGAATGAAAGCTATGCAGCTAAAGTTACCGGAAAACTTTCAGAAAAGTACAATGTGGTATTGGAATAG
- a CDS encoding flagellar hook-length control protein FliK, whose protein sequence is MVERSLASSLFSISSGRAEGFYKKANDNSFSMFSNVLNDAVDRNLNAGKGKKTALSGSTKKENISLKADSSSQTESKKEAVTTKRTNSSKESETLKDNEKKEAIKKYLAENLGISIQDLELLLREFQIDILNFDENLESFNSLKEFLGLDLSEEKALLKLIGMAKEEAGEQGVFITENLEANESRENWIEIQGFQVEVKEDTANTDMEKLSFKIKESLKELSGKDNEDLSEKLYENEEKIMESTKPSIEKAEAEVKKDEVLDAKGYNKYAETKKVISQKNNLDTDEESKMEGHLFHRDDIAPEKKDEDLSQMEFRNLFSENISGVDRLKETAVSQKTEAVPRREIAFQIVEKAKVLLTGDKSEMIMDLKPDHLGKLSLKLVTERGIVVAKFVAENEEVRAAIEANMDTLKESLEKQGFSIQEFSVSVNHNKSRNQDGYRENQKVLTKQEREDRGAITGNVTGRDVEMEILKTNPYQLNGSSINLIA, encoded by the coding sequence ATGGTAGAAAGGAGCTTAGCTTCAAGTCTTTTTTCAATATCCTCTGGCAGGGCAGAAGGCTTTTATAAAAAAGCTAATGACAATTCCTTTTCCATGTTCAGCAATGTCTTAAATGATGCCGTTGACAGAAACTTAAATGCCGGTAAAGGCAAAAAGACTGCTTTATCCGGCAGTACTAAAAAGGAAAACATTAGTCTAAAGGCAGATTCAAGTTCTCAAACTGAATCAAAAAAAGAAGCAGTAACAACCAAAAGGACAAACAGCTCTAAAGAATCAGAAACTTTAAAAGACAATGAAAAGAAAGAGGCTATAAAGAAGTATCTGGCAGAAAACTTAGGAATAAGCATCCAGGATTTAGAACTCTTACTTAGGGAATTTCAAATTGACATTTTAAATTTTGATGAAAATCTAGAATCATTTAACAGTTTAAAAGAGTTCTTAGGTCTTGACTTAAGTGAAGAAAAGGCATTGCTAAAACTTATAGGGATGGCAAAAGAAGAAGCTGGAGAACAAGGGGTTTTTATAACAGAGAATTTAGAAGCAAATGAAAGCAGGGAAAACTGGATAGAAATCCAGGGCTTTCAAGTGGAAGTAAAAGAAGATACAGCAAATACTGACATGGAAAAATTAAGCTTTAAAATTAAAGAAAGCTTAAAGGAGTTGTCCGGTAAAGACAATGAGGATCTTTCAGAAAAATTATATGAAAATGAAGAAAAAATCATGGAAAGCACCAAACCTTCAATTGAAAAGGCTGAAGCAGAAGTAAAGAAAGATGAAGTATTAGATGCTAAAGGTTACAACAAGTATGCAGAGACAAAAAAGGTAATTTCACAAAAAAACAATTTAGATACCGATGAAGAAAGCAAGATGGAGGGGCATTTATTTCACCGGGATGACATAGCACCGGAGAAAAAGGATGAAGACTTAAGCCAGATGGAATTTAGAAACTTGTTTTCTGAAAACATAAGTGGTGTTGACCGGCTGAAAGAGACAGCTGTAAGTCAGAAAACAGAAGCCGTTCCCAGAAGGGAAATAGCATTTCAAATTGTAGAAAAAGCAAAAGTCCTTCTAACCGGGGACAAAAGTGAAATGATTATGGATCTAAAGCCTGACCATCTTGGTAAATTGTCATTAAAACTTGTAACAGAAAGAGGAATTGTAGTTGCTAAATTTGTTGCAGAAAACGAAGAAGTACGTGCAGCAATAGAAGCAAATATGGACACATTAAAAGAATCACTGGAAAAGCAAGGATTTTCCATACAGGAATTCAGTGTATCTGTAAATCACAATAAAAGCAGAAACCAGGACGGATACCGTGAAAATCAAAAGGTATTGACAAAACAGGAAAGGGAAGACAGAGGAGCAATAACAGGCAATGTGACCGGCAGGGATGTGGAGATGGAAATTCTTAAAACCAATCCATACCAATTAAATGGAAGCAGTATAAATTTAATTGCCTGA
- the fliE gene encoding flagellar hook-basal body complex protein FliE codes for MGNKSNENIIGGFAEYLNKALKKVSDLEKESQMLTEDFAAGRTDNIHQVMIAAEKSEIALQFTMQIRNKILDAYNEIMRMQI; via the coding sequence ATAGGAAATAAATCCAATGAAAATATAATAGGGGGCTTTGCTGAGTATCTAAATAAAGCCCTTAAAAAAGTAAGTGATCTTGAAAAAGAATCCCAAATGTTAACTGAGGATTTTGCAGCAGGAAGAACTGATAACATTCATCAGGTTATGATTGCTGCAGAAAAATCAGAAATTGCCCTTCAGTTTACAATGCAGATAAGAAATAAGATTTTAGATGCTTATAATGAAATAATGAGAATGCAGATTTAA
- a CDS encoding FliH/SctL family protein, producing the protein MYNKIFKSYQISVGVPIQIKSPVNYNNVKKANNLKFDVLPNIDDIKEEEAYEKIIHRAKEEAEAIIKEAEREAVKLIEVAQIEGDKLKKSIEDEARAEGFKKGYEEAKRQYESLIEEAEEIKKNAEEEYRELLNGVESDAVNVILDIAKKVIGEEISLNKDIILEVLRKGFEKCSNKDDITIKVSPEDHDFAVKNREKILSLAGGVGKLDIKKDPSLNAGDLIIETPYGSVDAGISTKLKKIEDTFTKLIGKKS; encoded by the coding sequence TTGTATAACAAGATATTCAAAAGTTACCAGATAAGTGTCGGGGTTCCTATACAGATAAAAAGTCCGGTTAATTACAACAATGTTAAAAAAGCAAATAATTTAAAATTTGATGTACTGCCAAATATAGATGATATTAAGGAAGAAGAGGCTTATGAAAAAATTATACACAGGGCAAAAGAAGAAGCAGAGGCCATCATTAAAGAAGCAGAACGTGAGGCGGTTAAGCTTATTGAAGTAGCCCAAATTGAGGGGGACAAATTAAAAAAGTCCATTGAAGATGAGGCAAGGGCAGAGGGTTTTAAAAAAGGTTATGAAGAGGCTAAAAGGCAGTATGAAAGTTTAATAGAGGAAGCAGAAGAAATAAAAAAGAATGCAGAGGAAGAGTACAGGGAACTTTTAAATGGTGTGGAAAGTGATGCTGTAAATGTGATTTTAGATATTGCAAAAAAAGTAATAGGCGAAGAAATTTCTTTAAATAAAGATATTATTTTAGAAGTCTTGAGAAAAGGCTTTGAAAAGTGTTCCAATAAAGATGACATAACAATTAAAGTTTCACCGGAAGACCATGATTTTGCGGTGAAAAACAGGGAAAAAATTCTCTCTTTAGCAGGAGGGGTGGGGAAACTTGACATAAAGAAAGACCCTTCTTTAAATGCAGGGGACTTAATAATTGAAACACCTTATGGTTCTGTGGATGCAGGTATTTCTACAAAACTTAAAAAAATTGAGGACACTTTTACAAAGCTTATAGGGAAAAAATCTTAA
- the flgC gene encoding flagellar basal body rod protein FlgC, translating into MGYFRSLDIAASGLTAQRLRMDTISQNIANVNTTRTENGEPYRRRTVIFEEKSQNTPFAEYLNDANQAGKGVRVSRIVEDNTPFKRIYDPGHPDADENGYVLMPNVDVITEMVNMISATRAYEANVTAINTSKNMAMKALEIGR; encoded by the coding sequence ATGGGTTATTTCAGGTCTCTTGATATAGCAGCATCAGGACTCACAGCTCAAAGACTCAGAATGGATACAATTTCCCAAAACATAGCAAACGTGAATACTACCAGGACTGAAAATGGCGAACCTTACAGAAGAAGAACCGTTATTTTTGAGGAAAAATCTCAAAACACTCCTTTTGCTGAGTATTTAAATGATGCAAATCAAGCAGGGAAAGGCGTAAGGGTTTCGCGGATTGTAGAGGACAATACGCCTTTTAAGAGGATATATGATCCAGGTCATCCAGATGCTGATGAAAATGGATATGTACTTATGCCAAATGTTGATGTTATTACTGAAATGGTGAATATGATATCAGCTACAAGGGCATATGAAGCAAATGTGACTGCAATAAACACTTCAAAAAATATGGCAATGAAAGCTTTAGAAATTGGAAGATAG